In a genomic window of Candidatus Thiothrix sulfatifontis:
- a CDS encoding FtsX-like permease family protein yields the protein MCTRAVYAGCKVSNTLLARASWRFFTRHPWQLWLTLLSIALGTAVIIAVDLANQSAGQSFRASVNVLSGTMTHEITAVRGNVPDEFYRQLRVEWGYRESAPVVEKMLVRDGVQYTLLGIDPFAAPLQQAAGVDIDADEVRRLLTEPGARVQVSDELWVADIATVQGDSSGLTKIQLKLTDAQAAALQARLPPALKLESFASRQQVFTQMTQAFSTNLLAMSLLAMLVGAFLVYNTMTFSVLQRRQAFAIGRMVGVTGGQLFRHLLLEALVLGVVGSVLGVFLGVLLGQGLLVLVTQTISDLYVSVRATDLLLTPVVLLKGVGITLLAVLVATLAPAWEAAQVSPVQVQRQSTLEQGNQRRGAGLAVAGVVLMLASAGLIGYSGKQLVTGFFGLFLLIVGYSLCVPLVLRFALHGLQRLRLSLLPRMAIRGVQASLSRTSLAIIALTVAVSATVGVSIMIGSFRASVAEWLEMTLASDLYVSATSQEASRVDGSLHPDWLRRVQGLAGVAAVSTGRTARLTVEDFPLPALVLLPSSHSGRGFAFLEGDAAAIWQRFLAGEGLLVSEPFAYHRGKRRGDTVQVTTELAGKVNVPVLGVFRDYSATQGMVVLPSDLYERYWTDRGISSIGIQAAAGADVAGLKRQLQIWAGELQQAGQPLVVRSNRDIREFSLQVFDRTFAITNVLRLLVIIVAFVGVFSALMALFLEKGREFAILRATGFTPQQLQRLVLGQAALIGLLAGLLSLPLGWLLSVVLIEIINQRSFGWTMQTHVFALVPLQAVALALVAALLASLYPVRRMGRASVREGLDAR from the coding sequence ATGTGTACGAGGGCGGTGTATGCGGGTTGTAAGGTGAGCAATACCTTGCTGGCGCGTGCCAGTTGGCGCTTTTTCACGCGACATCCCTGGCAGTTGTGGCTGACGCTGTTGAGCATTGCGCTGGGGACGGCGGTGATTATTGCGGTGGATTTGGCGAATCAGAGCGCGGGGCAATCGTTTCGTGCGTCGGTAAATGTGCTGTCGGGGACGATGACGCATGAAATCACCGCCGTGCGCGGCAATGTTCCTGATGAATTTTACCGGCAGTTGCGGGTGGAGTGGGGGTATCGGGAATCTGCGCCCGTGGTGGAAAAGATGCTGGTGCGCGACGGTGTGCAATATACGCTGCTGGGGATTGATCCGTTTGCCGCGCCGTTGCAGCAGGCTGCGGGGGTGGATATTGATGCTGATGAGGTACGGCGCTTGCTGACTGAGCCGGGGGCGCGGGTGCAAGTCAGTGATGAGTTGTGGGTGGCGGATATTGCGACGGTGCAGGGCGACTCGTCCGGTCTTACCAAAATCCAACTCAAGTTAACCGATGCGCAAGCGGCTGCATTGCAAGCGCGGTTGCCGCCTGCGCTCAAGCTCGAATCGTTCGCATCCCGCCAACAAGTGTTCACCCAGATGACGCAAGCGTTTAGCACCAATTTGCTGGCAATGAGTTTGTTGGCGATGTTGGTGGGGGCGTTTCTGGTTTACAACACCATGACGTTTTCGGTGTTGCAGCGGCGGCAAGCGTTTGCGATTGGGCGCATGGTGGGGGTAACGGGTGGGCAGTTATTCCGCCATTTGTTGTTGGAAGCCTTGGTGTTGGGGGTGGTCGGCAGCGTGCTGGGGGTATTTCTCGGCGTGTTGTTGGGGCAGGGGTTGCTGGTGTTGGTGACGCAAACGATCAGCGATTTGTACGTGAGTGTGCGGGCGACGGATTTGTTGTTGACTCCGGTGGTGTTGTTGAAGGGCGTGGGGATTACGTTGTTGGCGGTGTTGGTGGCGACGTTAGCGCCTGCGTGGGAAGCGGCGCAGGTGTCGCCGGTGCAAGTGCAGCGGCAATCGACGTTGGAACAGGGCAATCAGCGCAGAGGGGCTGGTTTGGCGGTGGCTGGTGTGGTGCTGATGTTGGCGAGTGCGGGGTTGATTGGGTATTCCGGTAAGCAGTTGGTGACGGGGTTTTTCGGGCTGTTTTTGCTGATTGTGGGGTATAGCTTGTGCGTGCCGCTGGTATTGCGCTTTGCCTTGCACGGTTTGCAACGGTTGCGGTTGAGTTTATTGCCGCGCATGGCGATACGTGGGGTGCAGGCGAGTTTGAGTCGTACCAGCTTGGCGATTATTGCGCTGACCGTGGCGGTGTCGGCAACGGTGGGCGTGAGCATTATGATCGGCTCGTTTCGGGCGAGTGTGGCGGAATGGCTGGAAATGACGCTTGCCAGCGATTTGTATGTGTCAGCAACGTCGCAGGAAGCGTCGCGGGTGGATGGTTCATTGCATCCCGATTGGTTGCGGCGGGTGCAAGGATTGGCGGGTGTGGCGGCGGTGAGTACGGGGCGCACGGCGCGGTTGACGGTGGAGGATTTCCCGCTGCCTGCGTTGGTGTTGCTGCCGAGTAGTCATAGCGGGCGCGGGTTTGCGTTTTTGGAGGGGGATGCAGCGGCGATTTGGCAGCGGTTTCTGGCGGGCGAAGGGCTGCTGGTGTCTGAGCCGTTTGCGTATCATCGGGGCAAGCGGCGCGGTGATACAGTGCAGGTGACGACGGAATTGGCGGGCAAGGTGAATGTGCCAGTGTTGGGGGTGTTTCGCGATTACAGTGCAACGCAGGGCATGGTGGTATTGCCGAGTGACTTGTACGAACGTTATTGGACGGATCGGGGGATTTCGTCGATTGGGATACAAGCAGCAGCGGGGGCGGATGTGGCGGGGCTGAAGCGGCAGTTACAAATCTGGGCGGGTGAATTGCAGCAGGCGGGGCAGCCGTTGGTGGTGCGTTCTAATCGGGATATTCGCGAATTTTCGTTGCAGGTGTTTGATCGGACGTTTGCGATTACCAATGTGTTGCGGCTGCTGGTGATTATTGTGGCGTTCGTGGGCGTGTTCAGTGCGTTGATGGCGTTGTTTTTGGAAAAGGGGCGTGAGTTTGCGATTTTGCGGGCGACGGGGTTTACACCGCAGCAATTGCAGCGGCTGGTGTTGGGGCAGGCGGCGTTGATTGGGTTGCTGGCGGGTTTATTGTCGTTGCCGTTGGGGTGGTTGCTGTCGGTGGTGTTGATCGAGATTATTAACCAGCGTTCGTTTGGGTGGACGATGCAAACGCATGTGTTCGCGTTGGTGCCGTTGCAAGCGGTTGCGTTGGCGTTGGTGGCGGCGTTGCTGGCAAGTCTTTATCCGGTGCGGCGCATGGGGCGAGCCTCGGTGCGGGAGGGATTGGATGCACGGTAA
- a CDS encoding ABC transporter ATP-binding protein codes for MLQASHLHYAYPEAGREHTVLRDVSLSLQAGEHVALVGSSGSGKSTLLNLLGGIDVPASGDIQLAGKPFSRLREPELTLFRRQHIGFIYQQFNLIPTLTVAENILLPLMLLGVAAAEQQRRLQHWLEAVQLPTRGAAFPDQLSGGEQQRVAIARALIHQPALVLADEPTGNLDAKTGGLVLDLLFSLADAAQQTLLVVTHSRTVAERAGRILVMADGGINEGIYGEIITTFD; via the coding sequence TTGTTACAAGCCAGCCACTTGCATTATGCCTACCCCGAAGCCGGTCGCGAACACACGGTGCTGCGCGATGTCAGCCTGAGCTTGCAAGCGGGCGAACACGTTGCGCTGGTGGGCAGCAGCGGTTCGGGCAAGTCTACGCTGTTGAACCTGTTGGGGGGAATTGATGTTCCCGCCAGCGGGGATATTCAGCTCGCGGGTAAGCCGTTTTCGCGCTTGCGTGAGCCGGAATTGACGCTGTTTCGCCGCCAACACATTGGGTTCATTTACCAGCAGTTCAATCTGATTCCCACCCTGACGGTGGCGGAAAATATTCTGTTGCCGCTGATGTTACTGGGGGTTGCAGCGGCAGAACAGCAACGCCGTTTGCAACATTGGTTAGAAGCGGTGCAATTGCCGACCCGTGGCGCAGCCTTTCCCGACCAATTGTCCGGTGGCGAACAGCAGCGCGTGGCGATTGCGCGTGCCTTGATTCACCAACCGGCGTTGGTGTTGGCGGATGAACCCACCGGCAATCTGGATGCGAAAACTGGCGGCTTGGTGTTGGATTTGCTGTTTTCATTGGCGGATGCGGCGCAACAAACGTTGTTGGTGGTGACACACAGCCGCACGGTGGCGGAGCGGGCTGGGCGTATTTTGGTGATGGCAGATGGTGGCATTAACGAGGGTATTTATGGCGAAATCATTACAACATTCGATTAA
- a CDS encoding PEGA domain-containing protein has translation MSGITKWIIGAVLVIFALIGIKSLFAPNSAEAPPSASGWEQPLVMPNANLPSPDAIGDSAIFTRPLNDKPAPAEAEDNTVELVGEPDDTDTVEAPKPPPTRTPPKPAEPLADEPDTDTAPVVAEPTEAPKPATPPPAPVVGKTGTLEIVAQTETGKPIKANVYVQQANGVNLDTATYTNKAAFTLKPGKYKITVRAEGYASLSRTISVPDGAVVNEIFPLPTLVAAAPAPIAAPPRQPEPVRPAPTPAPSAAQGRLRVVALSADDGTPIPVNFTIARLDGSVVERVNNVSLTELSLPAQEFVVSFDYQGFQGYKSLTVPAGEVLTHTFNIRGVSGQAAPVPQELPQQLPPQQQLPPQTVEEMLMQKLQEELQKHLNN, from the coding sequence ATGAGCGGAATCACCAAATGGATCATCGGCGCGGTGCTGGTCATCTTCGCCCTGATTGGCATCAAAAGCCTGTTTGCCCCCAATTCGGCAGAAGCTCCACCCAGCGCTTCCGGCTGGGAACAACCGCTGGTCATGCCAAATGCCAACCTACCCTCACCCGACGCCATCGGTGACAGCGCCATTTTCACCCGCCCCTTGAACGATAAACCCGCCCCAGCAGAAGCCGAAGACAATACCGTAGAATTGGTTGGCGAACCGGATGATACCGATACCGTTGAAGCACCCAAGCCGCCGCCAACACGCACTCCACCCAAACCCGCTGAACCGCTTGCGGATGAGCCAGACACCGATACCGCCCCAGTGGTCGCGGAACCGACAGAAGCACCAAAGCCCGCCACACCACCGCCAGCTCCCGTTGTCGGCAAAACCGGCACGCTGGAAATTGTGGCGCAAACCGAAACCGGCAAACCCATCAAAGCCAATGTTTACGTGCAGCAAGCCAATGGCGTAAATCTGGATACCGCCACCTACACCAACAAAGCCGCGTTCACGCTCAAACCCGGCAAATACAAAATCACGGTACGCGCCGAAGGTTACGCCAGCCTGTCACGCACGATCAGCGTCCCGGATGGCGCGGTGGTGAATGAAATCTTCCCACTGCCCACGCTAGTCGCTGCCGCACCCGCCCCGATTGCAGCGCCACCCCGCCAACCTGAACCCGTCAGACCAGCACCAACGCCTGCACCCTCTGCCGCGCAAGGCAGACTCCGCGTTGTTGCGTTATCCGCTGATGACGGTACACCGATACCCGTCAATTTCACCATTGCGCGTTTGGATGGCTCCGTGGTTGAACGAGTTAACAATGTGTCGCTGACCGAACTCAGCCTGCCCGCGCAAGAATTCGTGGTCAGCTTTGATTACCAAGGGTTTCAGGGCTACAAATCCTTAACGGTACCAGCGGGAGAAGTGCTTACCCACACCTTCAACATTCGTGGTGTTAGCGGGCAAGCAGCACCAGTGCCGCAAGAATTGCCGCAGCAACTGCCCCCGCAGCAACAGCTCCCCCCACAAACTGTGGAGGAAATGCTGATGCAAAAGTTACAGGAAGAATTACAAAAGCATTTAAACAATTGA
- a CDS encoding transposase family protein, giving the protein MKYLGNTHSGKKHDKKIADEEQTRLPEGSVILRDLGFKGADMGKGVTVIEPKKKPRNKCLTPQEKEENRQISARRVVVEHIISGIKRCRCLKDVYRNLKDDFDDQIMEIACGLHNLRNSMRNPIY; this is encoded by the coding sequence ATCAAATACTTAGGGAATACCCACTCAGGCAAGAAGCATGACAAGAAAATTGCCGATGAGGAGCAGACCCGATTACCGGAGGGTTCTGTGATTTTACGTGATTTAGGCTTCAAGGGGGCTGACATGGGAAAAGGTGTCACCGTCATTGAGCCAAAAAAGAAGCCACGGAATAAATGCCTGACCCCGCAAGAAAAAGAAGAAAACCGTCAAATTTCTGCCCGCAGGGTAGTCGTTGAACATATCATCAGTGGTATTAAACGCTGCCGATGCCTGAAAGATGTGTACCGTAATTTAAAAGATGACTTTGATGACCAGATTATGGAAATTGCTTGCGGACTACACAACCTGAGAAACTCCATGAGAAATCCCATCTATTGA
- a CDS encoding transposase, producing MAEYSFNALKSNEKAFVAMTSLNVKEFLGLLELFSAAYQTDLHARGKRVDETRGRSDGKLALIEDKLFFILFYLKTYPLQEVLAHSFDLPQSVANHWIHRLCPVLQSALDKMGHKPIRLCSELMGRLAEEGQQELVIDGTERRIQRPVDNDVQREYYSGKKNPIRLKTMSSLAVLTDISNT from the coding sequence ATGGCGGAGTACAGCTTTAACGCATTGAAATCCAATGAAAAGGCATTTGTTGCCATGACCAGTCTCAACGTCAAGGAGTTTTTGGGTTTGCTCGAACTGTTCAGCGCAGCTTACCAAACTGACCTACACGCACGGGGCAAACGTGTTGATGAGACGCGGGGTCGTTCTGATGGGAAACTGGCATTAATAGAAGACAAACTGTTTTTCATTCTGTTTTACCTGAAGACCTATCCTTTACAAGAAGTGCTGGCGCATTCATTTGATCTTCCCCAAAGTGTGGCAAACCACTGGATACACCGCTTATGCCCGGTATTACAAAGTGCATTGGATAAGATGGGACATAAGCCCATTCGACTATGCTCAGAATTAATGGGACGGCTAGCAGAAGAAGGGCAACAGGAATTGGTTATTGACGGAACAGAGCGGAGAATCCAGCGCCCCGTGGATAATGATGTCCAGCGTGAATACTATAGTGGTAAAAAAAATCCCATACGGTTAAAAACAATGTCATCGTTGGCTGTGCTGACAGACATATCAAATACTTAG
- a CDS encoding Dam family site-specific DNA-(adenine-N6)-methyltransferase — protein sequence MKVSVPPIKSQGIKTKLVPWIKNIIPANFDGRWVEPFMGTGVVAFNLAPQQALLCDTNPHLVHFYSCLAKGVITPESVRAYLNREGALLLEKGEVHYYEIRERFNKYHAPLDFLFLNRAGFNGMIRFNRKGGFNIPFCRKPQRFAQAYVTKIVNQVDAVAKILHTKQFEFKCQDFTKTLQEISADDIVYCDPPYIDRHVDYYNGWDELQEHRLHAALEKLDCKFILSTWHHNDFRENTYIKSLWGKFNVLTREHFYHVGASEDNRNPMVEALVTNFDLSADEKKVEAFQQFALLA from the coding sequence ATGAAAGTCAGCGTTCCCCCAATCAAATCTCAAGGCATTAAAACCAAACTTGTGCCGTGGATCAAAAACATTATTCCCGCTAATTTTGATGGGAGATGGGTTGAGCCATTCATGGGGACTGGCGTTGTGGCTTTTAACCTTGCCCCGCAACAGGCATTGCTGTGCGATACCAATCCGCATTTGGTTCACTTTTATTCCTGCCTTGCCAAAGGTGTGATTACGCCTGAAAGTGTCCGCGCTTATTTGAATAGAGAAGGGGCTTTACTGCTGGAAAAGGGTGAAGTGCATTACTACGAAATCCGTGAGCGATTTAATAAATACCATGCACCCTTGGATTTTTTGTTTCTGAACCGCGCCGGATTTAACGGCATGATTCGTTTCAATCGGAAGGGTGGATTTAATATCCCATTTTGTCGTAAACCGCAGCGGTTTGCTCAGGCTTATGTAACCAAAATCGTGAATCAGGTCGATGCCGTCGCAAAAATCCTGCACACCAAGCAGTTTGAGTTTAAATGTCAGGATTTTACCAAAACACTTCAGGAAATTTCGGCGGATGACATTGTGTATTGTGACCCGCCGTATATTGATCGCCATGTGGATTATTACAACGGTTGGGATGAGCTTCAGGAGCATCGTCTTCATGCTGCGCTGGAAAAGTTGGATTGCAAATTCATCCTTTCCACTTGGCATCACAATGATTTTCGGGAAAATACCTACATCAAGTCACTGTGGGGCAAGTTTAACGTGCTGACACGAGAGCATTTCTACCATGTTGGCGCGAGTGAAGATAACCGCAATCCGATGGTTGAGGCACTGGTGACAAACTTCGATCTGTCCGCTGATGAGAAAAAGGTAGAGGCATTCCAGCAATTTGCGTTGTTGGCTTAA
- a CDS encoding EcoRV family type II restriction endonuclease, with product MDYKQEFRAKLATFVSNIQQYVSTEDGQWTVKGFIDVFQNVYTISSDTKIVSKILEIHLFPKILQFAQDNGYRVVLADHQNYYPDISFVKADDESVKFAVDFKTTYRNPKKPHLCNGFTLGSHGTYFENRQSTKNIQFPYGSYTGHFCLGIIYDRAEGATIDETRSHRLDELQSIASVVKNFQFFVVEKWQIASDKGGSGNTANIGSINNIDDIINGRGMFSRLGESWFDDYWMNFCKIIVQDEQGVTNKISTLKAFVAYRGGDVSLVVDKQNNGE from the coding sequence ATGGATTACAAGCAAGAGTTCCGCGCAAAATTAGCCACGTTCGTTAGCAATATCCAGCAGTACGTCAGCACGGAAGATGGGCAGTGGACGGTCAAGGGATTTATCGACGTATTCCAGAATGTCTACACCATTTCATCCGACACCAAGATCGTTTCCAAGATATTGGAAATTCACTTGTTCCCGAAAATCCTCCAGTTTGCGCAGGACAACGGCTATCGCGTGGTGTTGGCTGATCATCAGAACTACTACCCGGATATTTCTTTCGTCAAAGCGGATGATGAAAGCGTCAAATTTGCTGTTGATTTCAAGACAACTTACCGCAATCCCAAAAAGCCGCATTTGTGCAACGGTTTCACATTGGGTTCGCACGGTACATATTTCGAGAACCGCCAAAGCACCAAAAATATCCAGTTTCCCTATGGCTCATACACGGGGCATTTCTGCCTTGGCATCATCTACGACAGGGCAGAAGGAGCAACGATAGACGAAACCCGTTCCCATCGGCTGGATGAATTGCAGTCCATTGCTTCGGTAGTCAAAAATTTCCAGTTTTTCGTGGTGGAAAAATGGCAAATCGCCAGTGACAAGGGCGGCAGCGGCAATACCGCCAACATCGGCAGCATCAACAATATCGACGACATTATTAACGGACGCGGCATGTTTTCCCGTTTGGGAGAAAGTTGGTTCGACGATTATTGGATGAATTTTTGCAAAATCATTGTGCAAGACGAGCAAGGTGTTACCAATAAAATTTCGACACTGAAAGCCTTTGTTGCCTATCGCGGTGGTGATGTTTCATTAGTGGTCGACAAACAGAATAACGGGGAATGA
- a CDS encoding TatD family hydrolase encodes MSKKRAIPVFEHPIIETHCHLDYLDGDALDAALQAAREVNVERIITIAVSPDNLEKVMALAQRYPQVWGTQGIHPHDANDYSDAVDAQIRANALHAKILAIGEIGLDYHYDYSDRAKQREAFERQLQMAIDLSLPIVVHTREADEDMAAILRNFVGQMPQRGVIHSFTSGQALAEYCLGEGFCLGFNGISTFKAAENVREIISITPVEQILFETDAPYLTPIPYRGHKNEPKYLPFIAEHVAAVKGVPLETLLPQVWKNSVEVFFGGV; translated from the coding sequence ATGTCTAAAAAACGCGCTATTCCTGTCTTCGAGCACCCCATCATCGAAACCCATTGCCATCTGGATTATCTGGATGGCGATGCGCTGGATGCTGCCTTGCAAGCTGCTCGTGAGGTGAATGTTGAACGCATTATCACCATTGCGGTTTCCCCCGATAATCTGGAAAAGGTGATGGCACTGGCGCAGCGCTACCCGCAAGTGTGGGGGACGCAGGGCATTCACCCGCACGATGCCAACGATTACAGCGATGCAGTGGATGCGCAGATTCGCGCCAATGCCTTGCACGCGAAAATATTGGCGATTGGCGAGATTGGGCTGGATTACCACTACGATTATTCGGATCGCGCCAAACAGCGTGAGGCGTTTGAGCGGCAGTTACAGATGGCGATTGATCTGAGCTTGCCGATTGTGGTGCATACCCGCGAGGCGGATGAGGATATGGCGGCGATTTTGCGTAATTTCGTGGGGCAAATGCCGCAGCGCGGGGTGATTCATAGCTTCACGTCGGGGCAAGCGTTGGCGGAATATTGCCTTGGCGAAGGTTTCTGTTTGGGCTTTAACGGTATTAGCACGTTTAAAGCGGCGGAAAATGTGCGTGAGATCATCAGCATTACGCCTGTCGAACAGATTTTGTTTGAAACCGATGCGCCTTATTTAACACCGATTCCTTACCGTGGGCATAAAAATGAGCCGAAGTATTTGCCGTTTATTGCCGAACATGTGGCAGCGGTGAAAGGTGTGCCGTTGGAAACGTTGTTGCCGCAGGTGTGGAAGAACAGTGTGGAAGTGTTTTTTGGTGGGGTGTGA
- a CDS encoding phosphatase PAP2 family protein yields MLNVLDSQILGIFHGLRTPYLDHFFASVTWLGSLWLLVPLSALGILVVWRLGYAPVLSLHSTYLPAALLLASAAAFTLKAWFERPRPALFETLTAIPVDSAFPSAHSAQAAAFFVALWFLLPPALRVGGGIVLAGVVIAVMMSRLYLQVHWPSDVLVGALLGSACAVLLRVVFLPKVYA; encoded by the coding sequence ATGCTAAACGTCTTGGATAGCCAGATTTTGGGCATTTTCCACGGTTTGCGCACCCCGTATCTGGATCATTTTTTTGCATCCGTTACCTGGTTAGGGTCGCTGTGGTTGTTAGTACCCCTGAGTGCGTTGGGTATCTTGGTGGTATGGCGCTTGGGATATGCCCCCGTGCTATCGTTACACAGCACGTATTTGCCTGCCGCGTTGCTGCTGGCAAGTGCGGCAGCTTTTACGCTCAAGGCGTGGTTTGAACGTCCACGCCCGGCGTTGTTTGAAACCTTGACCGCGATCCCGGTCGATTCAGCATTTCCCAGTGCGCATTCGGCACAAGCCGCCGCGTTTTTTGTGGCACTGTGGTTTTTGTTACCGCCTGCGCTGCGGGTCGGCGGGGGCATTGTCCTCGCGGGTGTGGTGATCGCGGTGATGATGTCTAGGCTGTATTTGCAAGTGCATTGGCCGAGTGATGTGCTGGTCGGCGCACTGCTAGGGAGTGCCTGTGCCGTGTTGTTACGTGTGGTGTTTTTGCCAAAGGTTTACGCATGA
- a CDS encoding diacylglycerol kinase, whose translation MKNKFLGTGDAGYHPLRKFRTVLSGLSYAVKYDFSVTYKLVLSVIILIVAFAFRGWVDFLMVLVATTLVLMAELFNSAIEALCDFVEERHNEKIKVIKDIAAAAVGVSILLWVIVIGMELWSMLTSSPP comes from the coding sequence ATGAAGAATAAATTTCTCGGTACCGGGGATGCGGGTTATCACCCCTTGCGGAAATTCCGCACCGTGTTATCCGGGCTGAGTTACGCGGTCAAATACGATTTTAGTGTCACTTACAAACTCGTGCTGTCAGTGATCATATTGATCGTGGCCTTCGCCTTCCGAGGCTGGGTGGATTTTCTGATGGTATTGGTGGCAACCACCTTGGTACTCATGGCGGAACTGTTCAACAGTGCGATTGAAGCACTCTGTGACTTTGTGGAAGAACGCCACAATGAAAAAATCAAAGTGATCAAAGACATCGCCGCCGCAGCGGTTGGCGTGTCCATTCTGTTGTGGGTCATCGTGATCGGGATGGAACTCTGGAGCATGTTGACATCCTCCCCTCCCTGA
- a CDS encoding transposase: protein MQRLQAFKYELKPDGGQQRNLRRYAGSCRFVYNKALALQQANHEAGEKFIGYVAMAKHLTAWRNGEETPWLKDAPVHPLQHALKDLEKAYQNFFAKRADPAATLRAGFPRFKRKGGCDSFRYPDSKQIKLDQRNNRVFLPKLGWIRYRNSRDVLGELRNVTVSGKNGKWYISIQTQREVEQSISATTTSIGIDLGIARFATFSDSSYIAPLNSFKIQQAKLAKYQRRMAHKQKFSNNWKKAKAKVQKLHTQIANTRRDFLHKATTTISQNHAVVFVEDLQVSNMSLSAAGTAENPGKNVAAKSGLNKAILDQGWGEFRRQLDYKMAWNGGMLFAVPAHYTSQECPECHHVSADNRQTQAKFVCVKCHYENHADHVGAINVEERGHRLLACGDAALSRSMKQELTEVSQLSS, encoded by the coding sequence ATGCAACGACTACAAGCCTTCAAATACGAACTAAAGCCAGACGGTGGACAACAGCGCAATCTGCGCCGTTACGCGGGTTCGTGCCGCTTCGTCTACAACAAAGCATTAGCGTTGCAGCAAGCCAATCATGAAGCGGGTGAAAAGTTCATCGGTTATGTGGCAATGGCAAAACACCTAACGGCATGGCGCAATGGAGAAGAAACGCCGTGGCTGAAAGATGCCCCTGTCCATCCCTTGCAGCACGCGCTAAAGGACTTGGAAAAAGCCTACCAAAACTTCTTTGCTAAGCGTGCCGACCCTGCGGCTACGCTCAGGGCAGGTTTCCCCCGCTTCAAACGCAAAGGCGGCTGCGACAGTTTCCGCTATCCCGACTCCAAACAAATTAAGCTCGATCAGCGCAACAACCGCGTTTTCCTGCCAAAATTGGGTTGGATACGTTACCGCAACAGCCGCGATGTGTTGGGGGAATTGCGCAATGTTACGGTGTCCGGCAAAAACGGCAAGTGGTACATCAGTATCCAAACCCAGCGGGAAGTGGAGCAATCCATATCTGCCACCACCACGAGTATCGGTATCGACTTAGGCATAGCGCGTTTTGCCACGTTCTCGGATAGCAGCTACATCGCCCCGCTCAACAGCTTTAAAATCCAACAAGCCAAGCTCGCCAAATACCAACGGCGCATGGCGCATAAGCAGAAATTCAGTAACAACTGGAAAAAGGCGAAAGCCAAAGTTCAAAAACTCCACACACAAATCGCCAATACCCGCCGCGATTTCCTGCACAAAGCGACGACAACCATCAGCCAAAACCACGCGGTGGTGTTCGTCGAAGATTTGCAGGTAAGCAATATGAGCCTATCAGCGGCAGGCACAGCAGAAAATCCCGGCAAGAACGTGGCGGCAAAGTCTGGCTTAAACAAAGCCATTCTCGACCAAGGTTGGGGTGAATTTCGGCGGCAACTCGACTATAAAATGGCATGGAATGGCGGCATGTTGTTCGCCGTGCCTGCGCATTACACCAGTCAAGAATGCCCCGAATGTCATCACGTATCAGCGGATAACCGCCAAACACAAGCGAAGTTTGTGTGCGTGAAATGTCACTATGAAAATCATGCCGATCATGTCGGCGCGATCAATGTTGAAGAGCGGGGACACCGCTTGTTAGCCTGTGGAGATGCGGCATTAAGTCGCTCGATGAAGCAGGAACTCACCGAAGTAAGTCAGCTATCTAGCTGA